One window of the Shewanella maritima genome contains the following:
- the hisD gene encoding histidinol dehydrogenase, with amino-acid sequence MKPITWAVLDIDAREQALARSPLINDQGVEASVSGIIEQVIANGDQALIEFNQKFDNFTTAELRLSDEQIDVACSNVSPELKQAIEQAMGNISKFHQAQAFSAIDVETLPGVRCELRNEPIDSVGLYIPGGTAPLISTVMMLALPAKIAACRRRVLVSPPPINDAIIYAAKACGITDIYQVGGAQAVAALAFGTESVPKVDKIFGPGNRFVTEAKRLVSQDSRISVAIDMPAGPSEVLVIADEAANPAFVAADLLSQAEHGEDSQVMLVTNSEAIANAVSNELATQLEQLPRKDVAAAALKYSRSFIVDDMDQAAELSNQYGPEHLIIQTRAPRDVLKNIRAAGSVFLGPYTPESVGDYASGTNHVLPTYGYSRNYSSLSLADFSRRFTVQELTPSGLINLGDTLMTLASNEQLDAHKNAVAIRLTSLAKEGNNERPNIQPTSTSTT; translated from the coding sequence ATGAAGCCAATCACATGGGCAGTGCTTGATATAGATGCTAGAGAGCAAGCACTAGCGCGCTCACCTTTAATCAATGATCAAGGTGTTGAGGCCAGTGTTAGCGGCATTATCGAACAGGTCATCGCAAATGGCGATCAAGCGCTAATTGAGTTTAATCAGAAGTTTGACAACTTCACCACTGCCGAGCTTAGACTCAGCGATGAGCAAATTGACGTCGCCTGCAGCAATGTTAGCCCAGAACTGAAGCAAGCTATCGAACAAGCAATGGGCAACATCAGCAAGTTTCACCAGGCGCAAGCTTTTAGTGCTATCGATGTTGAAACCTTGCCTGGCGTGCGCTGCGAGTTAAGAAATGAGCCGATTGACAGTGTTGGTCTGTACATTCCAGGCGGCACGGCGCCGCTTATCTCCACCGTTATGATGCTTGCGCTACCGGCCAAAATTGCTGCTTGTCGTCGACGGGTACTGGTTAGCCCACCACCAATTAACGATGCCATCATTTACGCTGCCAAAGCCTGTGGGATAACAGATATTTATCAGGTAGGCGGCGCACAAGCTGTTGCAGCGCTGGCCTTTGGTACTGAGTCTGTACCTAAGGTTGATAAGATTTTCGGCCCAGGCAATCGCTTTGTCACTGAAGCCAAACGTTTAGTATCCCAAGATAGTCGCATTAGCGTTGCTATCGATATGCCTGCAGGGCCATCAGAGGTATTAGTTATTGCAGATGAAGCTGCCAACCCTGCATTTGTTGCCGCTGATTTACTATCACAAGCTGAGCACGGTGAAGACTCGCAAGTGATGTTGGTTACCAACTCTGAAGCTATTGCAAATGCAGTTTCTAACGAGCTTGCAACGCAGCTTGAACAACTGCCGAGAAAAGATGTCGCCGCAGCGGCGCTGAAATATTCTCGCAGCTTTATTGTTGATGATATGGACCAAGCTGCTGAGCTATCCAACCAGTACGGGCCTGAGCACTTAATCATTCAAACCCGCGCGCCACGTGACGTACTCAAAAACATTCGCGCTGCTGGCAGCGTATTCTTAGGTCCTTACACGCCAGAGTCGGTCGGCGATTATGCTAGCGGCACTAACCACGTGCTGCCAACCTATGGCTACAGTCGTAACTATTCAAGCTTGTCACTTGCTGACTTTAGCCGCCGTTTCACAGTGCAAGAGCTCACCCCATCTGGGCTAATTAATTTGGGCGACACTTTGATGACCCTAGCTAGCAACGAGCAGCTAGACGCTCACAAAAACGCGGTAGCAATTCGTTTAACGTCACTTGCTAAGGAGGGGAATAATGAGCGCCCCAACATTCAACCCACAAGCACTAGCACGACCTGA
- the hisG gene encoding ATP phosphoribosyltransferase, with translation MTDSNRLRIAIQKSGRLSKESQKLLKGCGVKFNVNEQRLIAHADNMPIDLLRVRDDDIPGLVMDGVVDLGFIGENVLEEEQIERETLGKPAAYNKLRQLDFGGCRLSLAVPKEFSYQDASSLEGLRIATSYPNLLRRYMQQKGITYSDCMLKGSVEVAPRAGLADGICDLVSTGATLEANGLYETDVIYRSKACLIQSAEQQTPAKQALIDKLLSRMNGVISARESKYILLHAPTETLDQIVSLLPGAENPTVLPLNDDSNRVAIHAVSSEDLFWDTMEQLTELGASSILVMPIEKMMG, from the coding sequence ATGACTGATTCAAACCGTTTACGCATCGCGATTCAAAAATCAGGTCGCTTATCGAAAGAGTCGCAGAAGCTGCTTAAAGGCTGCGGAGTAAAATTTAACGTTAATGAGCAGCGCCTGATTGCCCACGCTGACAATATGCCAATCGACCTACTTCGCGTACGTGATGACGATATTCCTGGTCTAGTCATGGATGGCGTGGTTGATTTAGGCTTTATTGGTGAAAATGTACTTGAAGAAGAGCAAATCGAGCGAGAAACACTCGGTAAGCCAGCGGCGTACAATAAGCTGCGTCAACTCGACTTTGGTGGTTGCCGCCTATCACTCGCTGTTCCAAAAGAGTTTAGCTACCAGGATGCAAGCTCACTGGAAGGTTTGCGTATTGCCACTTCTTATCCGAATTTACTGCGCCGTTATATGCAGCAAAAAGGCATCACCTACAGCGACTGTATGCTAAAAGGCTCTGTAGAAGTAGCGCCGCGCGCAGGCCTTGCTGATGGCATTTGCGATCTTGTATCGACTGGCGCCACGCTAGAAGCCAACGGGCTTTATGAAACCGACGTTATCTATCGTTCTAAAGCCTGCCTTATCCAATCAGCAGAGCAGCAAACGCCGGCCAAACAAGCATTAATCGATAAACTGCTATCACGCATGAACGGTGTGATCAGCGCACGCGAGAGTAAATACATCTTGCTGCACGCGCCGACAGAAACCTTAGATCAAATCGTTTCGCTGCTGCCTGGCGCGGAAAACCCAACAGTATTGCCGCTTAACGACGACAGCAACCGCGTAGCAATCCACGCAGTATCTAGTGAGGACTTGTTCTGGGATACCATGGAGCAGCTTACGGAGCTGGGCGCAAGCTCGATACTCGTTATGCCAATTGAAAAGATGATGGGGTAA